The Halobellus litoreus nucleotide sequence CGGCAGCGGTTCGACCGACGGCGAGTGGCGGATAACGTATTTGAATCGGTCGGAGGAAAATCCGGAAGCGTCCGGGGATATCCCCGAAACCGTGCCGTTAAGTTTGTTCCACGGGAGAGAGACACCAATGGTCGAGAAGCGTGCGACGGTGACCTGCCCCGAGTGCGCGCGGACGGAGGCCTTCGGAAAACTCGGGCGCGCGCGGTCGTTCATCGAAACACATCGGTCCGAGACCGGACACGACGCGACGTGGGAACTCCATCGGCTCGCGGCGGGCGTCGAGCGTGCCGGCGACGACGCCGGCGTCTGTGGTCGCGCCGAGTGCACCGCCACGAAGTCGCCGCTCTACCTGGGCGACGACGCAAGCGACCGCGACTGACCGGATTTCGGATTGCTGTCAGTTCCATCGAACGAGCGCGAGGCCGCGCCCGACGCGGTCGCGCCCGAGTAGAGTGACCGGACATCGGAAACGTCCGGGACTACTCGTCGGCGAGGGCGTCGTCGAGCGCGTCTCGCCGCCGCCGACACTCCCGGGCCCCACACAGGAGCGCATCCAGCGCCGGATACGTCGTGTCGCGGTCGCCGAAGAGGTACTCCACGACCGTGTCGTGTCGAATGCCCGCCTTCACGTCCGACGCCGTCACCGACTCCAGCGTCGACTGTCGGGTCTCGATCGCGTCCTCGAGGTCGGTCTCTAACGCGGCCGACTGACGGCGACGCCCCCACAGTTCGGCGTCGTCGCACAGCAGGAGAGCGGACTGCTCGACCGACGGGAGCGACGACGCGACGGTTTTCAACGCCTCGATCGCGTCGTCGAGCGACGACAGCTCCCGCTCCAGCACGCGGAGCATCACCCGACTCTCGGCGAGGCGCTGATCGACGCAGTCGAGGACCGCGCGTTGGAGCGGTTCAGTGTACCGGTTTCCCCCGCCCCCGGACGCGAGCGCGACGGCGACTTCGCCGCTCAACTCCGCCGCGATGGCGGCGTGGACGTCGCGCGAGGCGTCGTCGACGTGCGGGAGGACCAACTCCTCGAACGCCGCGCGGACGCGACGGCATCCTCCCGCAGTCGTCGACGCGCTCGTCGTCCACCCGGCCGAAGACGGGTGAGTTCCCGCGTCGACGCCGCCGAGGTCAGTCGTCTCCGTCTCGGCGGCCACGCGACGGAACCCGTCGAACCCGCCCTGCAGGCGCTCCGTTCGACGGCGCTCGTCGCGGGCGATACGACGGGCCGCGGTCAGTTCGTCGACGGCGTCGCCGACGTCCGGCACGGTCCTTCACCTCCGTTCCGCATCGACACCGGGCGGGCGGTTCCAATCGAGTCGAAGACGTGGGCGCGAGCGGCGGTCGCGTTCCTGCGCATATTTTTTGGTATACCTAAAATCGTATAACGGTTGCGTCCGGCGGCGAGGAATCGACCCAATGGGGGAATCCTCGGCTTTTTCCTCGCGCTGGACGCAGGTCGCGTATGCGCGCAGCAGTCTATCACGGTCCGCGAGACGTCCGGGTCGAAGACGTGCCCGAACCCGAACTCGAAGCGTCCACCGACGCCGTCGTCCGCGTGACCCACACCGCGGTCTGCGGCTCCGACCTGTGGTTCTACCGCGGCGACAGCGACCGCGACGTAGGCTCGACAGTCGGCCACGAGCCGATGGGAATCGTCGAGGCCGTCGGCGACGACGTCCGCTCGGTGGAACCAGGCGACCGCGTGTTCGCGCCGTTCAAGATCAGCTGCGGCTCCTGTGAGTTCTGTTGGAAGGGCCTGCACACCTCCTGTGTGCACGGCGACGGCTGGGGCGGCGACAACGGCGGCGCGCAGGGCGAGAAGATCCGCTGCCCGCACGCCGACGGGACGCTCCTTCGAGTGCCGGACCGCTACGCCGACGACGAGGACGCCCTGCGCTCGCTGCTCCCGCTGACCGACGTGATGGGAACAGGCCACCACGCCGCGGTGAGCGCGGGCGTCGACGCGGGCGAAACCTGCGTCGTCGTCGGCGACGGGGCGGTCGGACTCTGCGGCGTCCTCGCCGCGCGCCGTCTCGGCGCGGAGCGCATCGTCGCCGTCGGCCACCACGAGGATCGGCTCGAACTGGCCGCGGCGTTCGGCGCGACAGACGTCGTCGCTGCGCGCGGCGAGGAGGCGATCGAACGGGTCCGCGACCTGACGAACGGCGGCGCGAACCACGTGATGGAGTGCGTCGGCGCGGCGTCGTCGATGGAGACGGCGGTGGACGTCTGCCGACCCGGCGGCACCGTCGGCTACGTCGGCGTGCCGCACGGTCTCGACGGCGGCCTGGATCTCTTCTCCTTTTTCGGCGACAACGTCACGCTCCGGGGCGGCGTCGCGCCCGTGCGCGCCTACGCCGAGGAGTTGATGGCCGACGTCCTGCAGGGGACGCTCGATCCCGCGCCGGTGTTCACGAAGACCGTCGACCTGGAGAACGTCGCCGAGGGCTACCGAGCGATGGACGAGCGCGAGGCGATCAAAGTGCTCGTCGAGGTCTGACGGCGGTCCCCCTCACTGCACGCCGCCGACGCCCGACGCCGCGTCGGGCAGGTCGTGCGGGTCGGCGTCGAGGCCGAGCGCTTCGAGTGCGGCCGCGAGGTGCTCGTCCTTCGCGTACTCCGCGCCGTCCTCGACGCGCAGCTCCTGGGCCTTCGCGAGCACCTCACCGCGGCGGTCGTCGGGGATGTCGTACTTGTCGGTCGAGAGTTCGATCACGAGGCCGTTGTTGTCGTGCGTGTAGAGCGAGAAGAAGATGCCGCGGTCGAAGACGTTGTAGTTGCGTCCGTCGTCGTCGAGCGCCGCCGCGACGTCCTCGAAGTCCTCGGGCGCGATGCTGAAACAGAGGTGATGGACCGAGCCGGTGCCGCCGCGCTGCGGGCCGCGGTTCGAGGCGCGATCGCCGACGAACACCGTCAGGATGCGGCCGTCGCCGGTGTCGAAGAACAGGTGCGTCTGCGAGGGGTCGTCGAGATTCGGCTGTCTGAGAACCAGCGGCATTCCCAGCAGGTCCCGGTAGAAGGCGAGGGTGTCCTCCTCGTTGCTCCCCCAGATGGTGATGTGGTCGGTCCCGGTGGTCTGAAACGGGCTGTCCGGTCGGTCCGCGGTGACGGACGGTTCGTCGCTCATACCCGCCGTAGCACGGCCACCGGCATAAGTTCCGGAGTGACACCGGTGTCACTGGTGAGCGTCGAACCGGCCGGGTCGGCGCAGGCTACGCCTCCGAGTCCTGGCCGACGAACGTGTCCCGTCGGTACCGACACTGCTCACAGAAGAACTGCGCGTAGCCGGCCGGCTGTAGTCCGTTGAACGACATTTCCTCACCACAATCTGGACACCACTTTGCTTCGACGCTCGACGGCCGCTGGATGGACATACTCCCACGGAGTGTGTGATCGTATATCAACGTTCCGGATATATAATGATCGATGAATGAGAGGACGCGAAGAAAGGCTGGCTCGCCGCCGTCGCTCAGTACCGCGAGGGGAGGTACGCGAAGCCGATCATAAAGACCGCCGTGAGGAACGAGACGATGCTGATCCCCCACAGTCCGTTGACGTGCGTCTGGAAGCGGTCGATGTCGGCGACCTGGCTGTTGTAGCTCTCGAAGTCCTGGGTCAGTTGCATCGTCGACTCGTCGGGGAAGTGCGCGAGGTACGTCTGGTCACTCAGCGTGACGTTTGCCTCGTCGCCGACGCTGATCGTGTTCGTCCGCGGGGCCGTCCACGTCAACTCGACTGCGTCGGTCGTCACCGAGTCGACGGTGGTCGTGTTGCCCTCGTACTGGATCGTCTCTCCCTCGGCGTACGACTGGGTTTCGGGTTCCGGGAAGTACTCCTCGGCCGCGACGAGTTCGGAACCGTTGAGCACGACGTAGCGCGTGCCGTTCTGTTCCACCGTCTCCTCGCTCGCGGCGGGGTCCTCCTGGAGGATGGCCGTCTCGTTTATCTCCTCGCGGAGGGTGAACTCGGAGGGGTCGTCGCCGTCGCCGACGAGCACTCGCCACTCGTCGCCGTCGACGCTCTGTGTCGAGTCGTTCTCCCACGTGACCGTGTACTCTGCGGACTCCTCCGTGTACTGGAGTTCACCGCTGCCCTCGGAGACGCTCGAAACCGTGTAAGTCTGCGCTCCGACCTGGAACTGGTCGCCCTGTGCGAGTTCGTACTCGGGGTTCTCGAACTCGACGGTCGGCGTCTGCGCGGTCGCGATGAGCGAGTACGAAGCCGCACCGATAACGATGAAGAGTGCGACGTAAATCGCCGCGGCGCGTCGTTGCATATCTCCGGATTTGATCACGTGGCGTATAACGGTTACCGTTTTCTCGAACGCACGAGC carries:
- a CDS encoding VOC family protein — translated: MSDEPSVTADRPDSPFQTTGTDHITIWGSNEEDTLAFYRDLLGMPLVLRQPNLDDPSQTHLFFDTGDGRILTVFVGDRASNRGPQRGGTGSVHHLCFSIAPEDFEDVAAALDDDGRNYNVFDRGIFFSLYTHDNNGLVIELSTDKYDIPDDRRGEVLAKAQELRVEDGAEYAKDEHLAAALEALGLDADPHDLPDAASGVGGVQ
- a CDS encoding DUF7260 family protein: MPDVGDAVDELTAARRIARDERRRTERLQGGFDGFRRVAAETETTDLGGVDAGTHPSSAGWTTSASTTAGGCRRVRAAFEELVLPHVDDASRDVHAAIAAELSGEVAVALASGGGGNRYTEPLQRAVLDCVDQRLAESRVMLRVLERELSSLDDAIEALKTVASSLPSVEQSALLLCDDAELWGRRRQSAALETDLEDAIETRQSTLESVTASDVKAGIRHDTVVEYLFGDRDTTYPALDALLCGARECRRRRDALDDALADE
- a CDS encoding zinc-dependent alcohol dehydrogenase family protein; translation: MRAAVYHGPRDVRVEDVPEPELEASTDAVVRVTHTAVCGSDLWFYRGDSDRDVGSTVGHEPMGIVEAVGDDVRSVEPGDRVFAPFKISCGSCEFCWKGLHTSCVHGDGWGGDNGGAQGEKIRCPHADGTLLRVPDRYADDEDALRSLLPLTDVMGTGHHAAVSAGVDAGETCVVVGDGAVGLCGVLAARRLGAERIVAVGHHEDRLELAAAFGATDVVAARGEEAIERVRDLTNGGANHVMECVGAASSMETAVDVCRPGGTVGYVGVPHGLDGGLDLFSFFGDNVTLRGGVAPVRAYAEELMADVLQGTLDPAPVFTKTVDLENVAEGYRAMDEREAIKVLVEV
- a CDS encoding HVO_2142 family zinc finger protein, yielding MSIQRPSSVEAKWCPDCGEEMSFNGLQPAGYAQFFCEQCRYRRDTFVGQDSEA
- a CDS encoding DUF7542 family protein, with protein sequence MVEKRATVTCPECARTEAFGKLGRARSFIETHRSETGHDATWELHRLAAGVERAGDDAGVCGRAECTATKSPLYLGDDASDRD